The following are encoded together in the Peromyscus maniculatus bairdii isolate BWxNUB_F1_BW_parent chromosome 22, HU_Pman_BW_mat_3.1, whole genome shotgun sequence genome:
- the LOC143270180 gene encoding uncharacterized protein LOC143270180 has product MKGVLLDDVSSHYANSFFAPVTVSQLEETEMNVSAADLTRISGLPTNWTQEYVFWSIDRSLRQIFQHLDNARSTLMELNVSESRDVTSSSVSDVVVQEAVPPSCYCKKGKPSTDYSMSSASSNNSSSLSYLPMFHEGTAWQLQSDSGPVSSQKEPSMPRSPGTALPTSRLTDPEKSALSPNLTLLPPLQAQNSFISSILESLDPCEQEKTKDKGETHFQSNHGSDSDLDESPGPLVWAPLQLSPLIRGELEGHMSQKVSTLQQEVVPLPVKKSWNILNHLMDVQGVPEEELPETQLPTLIPQSAEQNTNTSPDPPSFHLHMNIGVNSEVHRMEAIISQPFPSNRESQPHDDRQELRYNPLVISPGTPSPRNLEVNIIQEEQALVKKDSKHVLELNIEQRVIGLPEKRVQTQKAQLTNVELTPKIPPSATDVIKVTPLALLQVMDLMGINPEPQSVVIDSVGFSPQPPNQAETVSITPQPLNEVIEPIEVTHHQDQTTGLKSMASRLSQVTDDMKVTPVALFHVTDSMGMIDKLSPHGIEPLGIAPKPQYQVMESVKTDTLHNYQAKRPGSMSRGPQQTVVEAVEMIPQPQHKDMGTLTMTLGSQNQATKHIRITPSPVHENAMEISSSALPEATEDTKVSPVAKQAMDFMQMIPLGQPHITKSRALIQGSQPPAENLTPVSAQPDVPTTTVPVGTVESRSIPPQPPSKVLEPSGMTDDLLPSGQSLHALKVTPLVQASPTEMITPLQIVEPQIEEALELPSGLQGQVRDSVGTMPQSRGTECVSLTPGLSHQVKDPSEFAPWHQDLSCSEVSPRQSHNMTETMGLNWPQVKDPMEIPQSHHQIMESTRTIPAPPDQSAVPIGRGQKHQVPEAEVGPVIPLLQEMEYLGGSTIPQSKVRDSVDLPPELQSVKSEHLTPDPILQSMKSMDITTELVPEMEKYGPPTSTVVCIDLAQELHQQNMQYEELTPIPQLQSETSVPSAPESQFQDVKSGQLTVEPQLQNKKSAELTPCPQLHSNVSVHLISDSQSQGMEEALLALSQEIQGDIKMVELTPRPSLEDIKSVNLAPEPCSQITGSDKIAPVPLLEDTKTPFVEGRSLLPEAQVESMEVGELIPSTQFYATKSLEETPKPSYHFLEPEGPTLQHPASEARVTSDPCRQVEESAPLPQSSLGMSPAPLSQTSESVEMSSPPLQETLEPGTQVVKEMEETSETGSAVKDTLDFLLDSEVQTMTSGVMAPETQPPDVKFVQVTLDPCAEVTNPSERTLKPEDEDTETFRLTFSKADDTQGTIIDLYSEVRSLEFSVEPGVQGEKSESFAQNLKSAEVITEPTVQVVEPAVLSTEPKPHIKDVIPRPQLQEVKSRQMDRESQLQNENSVNVIQPSSAGEVDPEKTKPEPRLQSLSLKERIEGTQSPNVKSVDLNLGPQQLSVKSKLIPGPKLQSVQFPMLYQGLLLQGENPVNFISGPPHYGVKSDDEIPCSLGPETRSSDFILGPKLPEPQPQPQPQPGKPVDINIRPCLHHVRFSDAIPEAKHQGFKCVQFMPGVQLQDRKPQTLMPESFLPLSQETQVEDKKLVLPPELSEFCSMKRPIPASELQHPRVIAKPVNPGLWHQDTKFSELASRRKYQRVKFGEQTPGSLSHGMSPMAPELGIHDPKSAKVTPGLQDTRQVSFNSGPWLQDVQFLYAIPGTQPQGVKTSKLNSGPQLECVKMFELTPQPERQGMKPELIVQEPPFKDIKYVTRNLVPNFEGKMSYQLASEPQIPNAESKKLTPEKHLAGADHSGLIRRAQAQGVESSTLIHRQHLGHIKPVEKITASKQEELTPGPHLEGIKSMELRSKSELGKIISKLSPGIQAGDKEHEELPPCSTLKGLKSELPPSGPQLEDRKSAVLTLGQCLERIKSTVISPSSSQSDGMKSVKLIPGSRIQDLITVGLARDARVQDINAMGLEREPKKQGESPRTFAPGMLFQDKPMEVLQEPHQHNVKPMELTSRPQTQDSVLDLKNHVAEVRMLTCEVRPWKEYLSVPSKPVNRETGHVEKSPRPCPQDLGPVVVSSGKRAQREQSVASPPRPSYHVPDSVSGITPGHGPQIPESVSLTSKPWLQIEEFLELSTQQTSQVVEDTDCEELTFESWQPGEVASRLTKAQGASMGTLNITPIESLDQMINFITISPKQLGQVTESTKTRHHVSQSAALPKVSESVEVIPGPPFQVIESVMIPEPASQGSKHADLTPKLHDVIMSEFASSLWLQNVQSKKLVSAPTHQILETIQLSGFQVIKTILVPKPLLLIVKSEELAPGPNPQAMEPIGAATKSSIKVMDGLNLLPRPHLQDMIKPTEQTPRANIQENFAELILQQTSPLEEPPVLTHEQRLQAENSLGIRTESPKVMEIEDLNQRRVCEDRDSEMITSEKLQAQNYFSSFIPSPSIPLISSCVKTTELGPLQGSGMPEVSRALAMKNLAVSILPSPESYTDTIMFRPSALPLVLPSDIGNTVGSLYPDIWEVDVLSKEATEKKQMEEFENSFQSYSPYPLRLLPSEFQAGLGARRNSIRSFLGRQQNVWESHVCRQRLPRKYLSNMLMLGNVLGTTMERKLCSQPFLTEGATMDICQFTQNLFGVPAELMAFSQSPLERGLRTISQTSVVKNYIQRHILCHGHEKRMPLKMWTRGSTSSIIQQYSGTRLGIKKTNSKLSDIFQEVTQNVSVSCTRAQFPALMKPESSLKILYNREDAVSSDQSKDSQSESQTRPSDSHHSLKASCLSQAKRDISEQLHLLKDLQLKIAAKLLESQVPHNVPPPFSSGLVLKYPICLQCGRCSGINCCHKLQSAFGPYLLIYPQIHLLSTPEGHGKIRLHLGFRLRTGKRPQVSKHRGRKRADAWKSTTSPSRRKAKIYRPASKSPTTPRHFQARSPQAPASVQVLIRKKQWGSHGVVGKTDTEDFEHREFCQVHSVSESGFESNQEEKWSKSSLKKTFGLKYPMKETIKGRKTQKTKLNKNSGTPEESPFRIMCPSRSKSVETVQTSTASSKTQAKKSSQPKFYHLLFQGLRQAFQIAHRIVAYTGQKPADRTRPDNLWSTQYLHPKQKPSKYCLAGDGKGASTPVAHQKSAGVNPKQEDRLQGTGDQCRQTQQPKQVSSLQPRPLQLETMASERDATFQVTSVIQPLSIVQNVNGRAKNNYGDEISCLEFKNCSQVGAKCQAQERIEPDSHLKRSLQSHFKETHTPKEEQHGFFRERDLCNKPFERTNRILLERIQESLSERRYRSPSQRRHSSPSDRMLRHLSERRHCSPSQRQDSSPSVRTLQSISDWSLYSLFKGVGRSPSGRSRPNPGRRPRSPSRRSLSPRERRGRERRGHSPSKRCHLSPLQRTRCSPSERSHGSLSERTPFSPSGRKRHNSSGRVHHLPSESRLYRSSSRLHRSHPERTHYSPFEIRHSYSERSRQGHNEGPHHSTKERLRGKEKPRHSLSIKTSRLINS; this is encoded by the exons ATGAAGGGGGTTCTGTTAGATGATGTCAGCAGTCACTATGCTAACAGTTTCTTTGCTCCTGTTACAGTTTCACAgttggaagaaacagagatgaacgTCAGTGCAGCTGATCTGACACG TATTTCAGGACTTCCTACCAACTGGACCCAGGAATATGTATTCTGGTCAATAGACAGGAGTCTGCGACAGATCTTCCAACATCTGGATAATGCAAG atcAACGCTTATGGAGCTGAATGTTTCAGAATCCCGAGATGTGACTTCTTCCTCCGTCTCTGATGTTGTGGTTCAGGAGGCTGTCCCACCCAGCTGTTACTGTAAAAAGGGAAAGCCTTCTACTGACTAcagcatgtcctctgcatcatccAACAACAGCTCGAGCCTGTCTTATCTTCCAATGTTTCATGAAGGAACAGCTTGGCAATTGCAGAGCGATAGTGGACCTGTTTCCTCCCAGAAGGAACCATCTATGCCCAGGAGCCCTGGCACAGCCCTGCCTACTTCTCGGCTGACAGATCCTGAGAAATCAGCTCTTTCTCCGAATTTGACACTTCTTCCTCCCTTACAAGCTCAAAATTCCTTCATTAGCTCTATTTTAGAATCCTTAGATCCTTGtgagcaagagaaaacaaaagataagggAGAGACTCATTTTCAATCAAATCATGGGTCAGATTCTGATTTGGATGAGAGTCCAGGACCCCTGGTATGGGCTCCACTCCAGCTCTCTCCTTTGATCAGAGGAGAACTGGAAGGACATATGTCTCAGAAGGTTTCTACTTTGCAGCAAGAAGTGGTGCCTCTGCCCGTGAAGAAATCCTGGAACATACTCAATCATTTGATGGATGTACAAGGAGTCCCTGAAGAAGAGCTCCCGGAAACTCAGTTACCTACACTCATTCCTCAGAGTGCTgagcaaaataccaacacatctccagatcctccatcatttcatctccacatgaacattggggtgaattctgaagtcCATAGGATGGAAGCAATCATTTCACAGCCATTTCCCTCAAACAGGGAGTCACAACCCCATGATGACCGCCAAGAACTTAGATATAATCCTTTAGTTATATCACCAGGCACTCCATCTCCCAGAAATTTAGAGGTTAACATAATTCAGGAAGAACAAGCTTTAGTGAAAAAGGATTCAAAGCATGTGTTAGAGCTGAATATAGAGCAGAGGGTGATAGGTCTGCCAGAAAAAAGGGTACAGACACAAAAGGCACAACTAACTAATGTGGAGCTGACACCCAAGATACCACCTTCAGCCACTGATGTCATAAAGGTCACACCACTGGCCTTGCTTCAGGTTATGGACTTAATGGGAATAAACCCAGAACCACAGTCGGTGGTGATAGACTCTGTGGGGTTTTCCCCACAGCCACCAAATCAAGCAGAAACAGTGAGTATAACTCCTCAGCCATTGAATGAAGTAATTGAACCGATAGAAGTAACCCATCATCAGGATCAAACCACGGGATTAAAGAGCATGGCCTCAAGACTGAGTCAAGTCACAGATGACATGAAGGTAACTCCTGTGGCATTGTTTCACGTCACAGATTCCATGGGGATGATTGACAAATTAAGTCCACATGGCATAGAACCATTAGGAATAGCCCCAAAGCCACAATACCAAGTCATGGAATCAGTGAAGACAGATACACTGCATAACTATCAAGCCAAAAGACCAGGAAGTATGAGTCGAGGGCCACAGCAGACGGTTGTGGAAGCTGTGGAAATGATTCCACAGCCTCAGCATAAAGACATGGGAACACTGACCATGACCTTGGGGTCACAGAATCAAGCCACAAAACACATCAGGATTACTCCCAGTCCAGTACATGAAAATGCAATGGAAATTAGCTCAAGTGCACTGCCTGAAGCCACTGAAGATACAAAAGTATCTCCAGTGGCAAAACAAGCCATGGATTTCATGCAGATGATTCCACTAGGACAGCCACACATTACTAAATCTAGGGCTTTGATCCAAGGCTCACAGCCTCCAGCTGAAAATTTGACCCCAGTGTCAGCTCAACCAGATGTTCCAACTACTACTGTCCCAGTAGGAACTGTAGAATCTAGAAGCatacctccacagccaccatctaAAGTCCTGGAACCATCAGGAATGACTGATGACCTACTACCGTCAGGTCAGTCCCTGCATGCTCTAAAGGTGACCCCACTAGTCCAGGCATCTCCCACAGAAATGATCACACCACTACAAATTGTAGAGCCTCAAATCGAAGAGGCTCTGGAATTGCCTTCTGGGTTACAGGGTCAAGTTCGAGACTCCGTGGGGACTATGCCACAATCTCGAGGCACAGAGTGTGTGTCACTGACTCCAGGACTGTCTCATCAGGTCAAAGACCCTTCGGAGTTCGCCCCATGGCACCAAGACTTAAGCTGTTCAGAGGTGAGCCCAAGGCAAAGTCACAACATGACAGAAACTATGGGGTTGAACTGGCCACAAGTGAAGGATCCTATGGAGATACCACAGTCACACCATCAAATAATGGAATCCACGAGAACAATCCCAGCACCACCAGATCAAAGTGCAGTACCTATAGGAAGAGGCCAAAAGCATCAAGTTCCAGAAGCTGAAGTAGGGCCAGTCATACCACTGCTTCAGGAAATGGAATATTTGGGGGGGAGCACAATCCCACAGTCTAAGGTTAGGGATTCAGTGGACTTACCCCCAGAACTACAGAGTGTAAAATCTGAGCACCTAACCCCAGATCCAATATTGCAAAGTATGAAATCTATGGACATAACCACAGAATTAgtcccagaaatggaaaaatatggaCCACCAACCTCAACAGTGGTATGTATAGATTTGGCCCAAGAACTGCATCAGCAGAATATGCAATATGAGGAATTAACCCCTATACCACAACTGCAAAGTGAGACATCTGTGCCATCGGcccctgagtctcagtttcaagatgtgAAATCTGGCCAGCTGACAGTTGAAccacaactccaaaataaaaagtcTGCTGAGCTGACTCCATGTCCACAGTTGCACAGTAATGTATCAGTGCATTTGATTTCCGATTCTCAGTCTCAAGGTATGGAAGAAGCTCTTTTAGCCCTATCACAGGAGATACAAGGAGATATAAAAATGGTGGAGTTGACTCCAAGACCATCACTTGAAGATATAAAATCTGTGAACTTGGCCCCAGAACCATGTTCACAAATCACTGGCTCTGATAAGATAGCCCCTGTACCATTGCTTGAGGATACAAAGACTCCATTTGTAGAAGGTAGGAGTCTACTTCCTGAGGCACAGGTGGAGAGTATGGAAGTTGGTGAACTGATCCCAAGCACACAATTTTATGCAACAAAATCTTTAGAAGAGACCCCCAAACCAAGTTATCATTTCCTAGAACCTGAAGGACCGACCCTACAGCATCCAGCCTCAGAAGCAAGGGTGACCTCTGACCCTTGCCGGCAGGTGGAAGAATCTGCTCCGTTGCCACAATCATCATTAGGGATGAGTCCAGCACCATTGAGCCAGACCTCAGAATCTGTGGAGATGAGCTCACCACCACTCCAAGAGACTCTTGAACCTGGGACCCAAGttgtaaaagagatggaagagacttcagaaacaggaagtgcagttaAAGATACTCTGGATTTTCTACTAGATTCAGAAGTGCAAACTATGACCTCAGGAGTGATGGCCCCAGAGACACAGCCCCCAGATGTGAAGTTTGTTCAGGTGACTCTAGACCCGTGTGCAGAAGTTACTAACCCATCGGAAAGAACTCTGAAACCagaagatgaagacacagagacctTCAGGTTGACATTCTCTAAAGCTGATGATACCCAGGGAACCATCATAGACCTATATTCAGAAGTGAGATCTCTGGAGTTTAGTGTAGAACCAGGAGTGCAAGGTGAGAAATCAGAATCTTTTGCCCAAAATTTGAAGTCTGCAGAAGTAATCACCGAACCAACTGTACAAGTTGTAGAACCTGCAGTACTAAGTACAGAACCCAAACCACATATTAAAGATGTGATCCCAAGGCCACAGCTCCAGGAAGTAAAgtctaggcaaatggatagagaaTCACAGTTGCAAAATGAGAACTCTGTAAATGTAATACAACCTTCATCTGCAGGAGAGGTagatcctgaaaagacaaaaccagagccaCGACTACaaagtttatcactgaaggaacgGATTGAAGGGACACAGTCCCCAAATGTGAAATCTGTGGATTTAAATCTAGGCCCACAGCAGCTAAGTGTCAAATCGAAGTTGATTCCAGGGCCCAAATTGCAAAGTGTCCAGTTTCCAATGTTATATCAAGGACTACTTCTTCAAGGGGAAAACCCAGTAAATTTCATCTCAGGCCCCCCACATTATGGTGTGAAATCTGATGATGAAATACCATGTTCTCTGGGGCCAGAAACCAGATCATCAGATTTTATCCTGGGGCCAAAGCTTCCAGAACCACagccacaaccacaaccacaacctgGGAAGCCGGTAGACATAAACATAAGACCATGCTTGCATCATGTGAGATTCTCTGATGCAATCCCAGAGGCCAAGCACCAAGGTTTCAAATGTGTACAGTTCATGCCAGGAGTTCAGCTTCAAGACAGGAAGCCTCAGACATTGATGCCAGAATCATTTTTGCCATTAAGCCAAGAGACACAGGTTGAAGATAAGAAGCTTGTGTTGCCTCCGGAACTATCAGAGTTTTGCAGCATGAAACGCCCAATCCCAGCCTCTGAACTGCAACATCCAAGAGTGATAGCTAAGCCGGTCAATCCAGGACTGTGGCACCAAGATACCAAATTTTCTGAGTTGGCTTCTAGGAGGAAATATCAGAGAGTCAAATTTGGGGAGCAAACCCCAGGATCATTGTCTCATGGTATGAGTCCTATGGCTCCAGAGTTAGGGATACATGATCCCAAATCAGCAAAGGTGACTCCAGGCCTACAAGATACAAGGCAGGTGAGTTTTAACTCAGGGCCATGGCTGCAAGATGTCCAATTTTTGTACGCAATTCCAGGAACTCAACCTCAAGGTGTGAAGACTTCCAAGTTAAACTCAGGGCCACAATTAGAGTGTGTAAAAATGTTTGAGTTGACCCCACAGCCAGAAAGGCAAGGGATGAAGCCAGAGTTAATAGTACAAGAGCCACcctttaaagatataaaatatgtcacaAGGAATCTAGTACCAAACTTTGAAGGCAAAATGTCTTATCAACTAGCATCTGAACCACAGATACCAAATGCAGAATCAAAGAAATTGACTCCTGAGAAACACTTAGCAGGTGCAGATCATTCTGGGTTGATCAGAAGAGCACAGGCACAAGGTGTAGAATCTTCTAcattgatccacagacagcatttGGGACATATAAAACCAGTAGAGAAGATCACAGCCTCAAAGCAAGAAGAGTTAACTCCAGGGCCACATTTGGAAGGCATCAAATCTATGGAGTTGAGGTCAAAGTCAGAGCTGGGGAAAATCATATCTAAGCTGTCCCCGGGGATACAAGCAGGAGATAAGGAACATGAGGAGCTGCCTCCGTGCTCTACCTTGAAAGGTTTAAAATCCGAGTTACCACCTTCAGGACCACAGTTAGAAGACAGGAAATCTGCAGTTTTAACTCTAGGACAATGTCTAGAGAGGATAAAATCTACAGTGATATCCCCAAGCAGTTCCCAGTCAGATGGTATGAAATCTGTGAAGTTGATCCCAGGTTCAAGAATTCAGGATTTGATAACTGTGGGGTTGGCCCGTGATGCACGTGTGCAAGATATAAATGCCATGGGCTTAGAACGTGAACCAAAGAAGCAAGGGGAGAGTCCCAGGACTTTTGCACCAGGGATGCTGTTTCAAGATAAGCCTATGGAGGTATTGCAAGAGCCTCATCAACACAATGTAAAACCCATGGAACTGACTTCACGGCCACAAACACAAGATAGTGTTCTTGACCTCAAGAATCATGTTGCAGAAGTAAGGATGCTAACTTGTGAGGTAAGACCATGGAAAGAATATCTTAGTGTGCCTTCAAAGCCAGTAAATAGAGAGACTGGACATGTAGAAAAATCTCCAAGGCCGTGTCCTCAAGACTTAGGACCTGTGGTGGTGAGCTCTGGGAAAAGAGCCCAAAGGGAACAATCTGTAGCATCACCACCAAGGCCATCGTATCACGTTCCAGATTCTGTTTCAGGGATAACACCAGGGCATGGACCTCAGATTCCTGAATCTGTAAGTTTGACCTCTAAGCCATGGCTGCAAATAGAAGAATTCTTAGAGTTGTCAACCCAGCAAACCAGTCAAGTTGTGGAAGATACAGACTGTGAGGAGCTCACTTTTGAGTCATGGCAACCAGGGGAGGTAGCAAGTAGGCTAACAAAGGCCCAGGGTGCAAGCATGGGAACTTTAAACATAACTCCAATTGAATCACTGGATCAAATGATAAACTTTATAACAATCAGTCCAAAGCAGCTAGGTCAAGTGACAGAATCCACAAAGACACGGCATCATGTTTCTCAGTCAGCTGCTCTCCCCAAGGTTTCTGAATCTGTGGAAGTTATCCCTGGACCGCCATTTCAAGTTATAGAGTCTGTGATGATACCGGAGCCAGCCTCTCAAGGGTCAAAACATGCTGATTTGACTCCCAAACTGCACGATGTGATAATGTCAGAATTTGCTTCAAGCCTTTGGTTACAAAATGTTCAATCCAAGAAATTAGTCTCAGCACCAACACATCAAATTTTAGAAACAATACAGTTGTCAGGCTTTCAAGTTATAAAGACTATATTGGTTCCCAAGCCACTGCTTCTGATTGTAAAATCTGAAGAGCTGGCTCCAGGACCAAATCCTCAGGCTATGGAACCAATAGGAGCTGCCACAAAATCTAGCATTAAAGTAATGGATGGTTTAAATTTACTCCCAAGACCACATCTTCAAGACATGATAAAACCTACGGAACAAACTCCAAGGGCAAATATTCAAGAGAATTTTGCAGAATTAATCTTACAGCAAACATCTCCACTTGAGGAACCTCCAGTATTAACTCATGAGCAAAGGCTTCAGGCTGAAAATTCTCTAGGGATCAGAACAGAATCTCCTAAAGTAATGGAAATTGAAGATTTGAATCAAAGACGGGTGTGTGAGGATAGAGACTCAGAAATGATAACATCAGAAAAGTTACAAGCACAGAATTACTTCTCTAGTTTCATACCCAGCCCTTCAATCCCACTTATTTCAAGTTGTGTCAAAACAACTGAGTTAGGACCCCTTCAGGGTTCTGGAATGCCGGAGGTATCAAGAGCCTTGGCTATGAAGAACTTGGCTGTTAGTATTTTGCCATCTCCAGAGTCCTATACAGACACTATTATGTTCCGTCCATCAGCCCTTCCCTTGGTTCTTCCCTCTGATATTGGGAACACTGTGGGATCCCTATATCCTGACATCTGGGAAGTGGATGTCCTATCCAAGGAAGCAACTGAAAAGAAGCAAATGGAAGAATTTGAGAATTCATTCCAGAGCTATTCTCCATATCCACTGAGATTACTACCCTCGGAGTTTCAGGCAGGATTAGGGGCTCGAAGAAATTCTATCCGTTCTTTCCTGGGTAGACAACAGAATGTCTGGGAAAGTCATGTCTGTAGGCAGCGACTCCCTAGGAAGTATCTCTCCAATATGCTGATGTTGGGAAATGTCCTGGGAACCACTATGGAAAGGAAACTTTGTTCTCAGCCGTTTTTAACAGAAGGAGCCACGATGGATATCTGTCAATTTACTCAGAATTTATTTGGGGTTCCAGCTGAACTGATGGCATTTTCCCAGAGCCCACTAGAGAGGGGTCTTAGGACGATTTCACAGACTTCAGTGGTCAAAAACTATATTCAGAGACATATTTTATGCCATGGTCATGAGAAAAGAATGCCCTTAAAGATGTGGACACGTGGATCCACATCTTCCATAATACAGCAATACTCCGGTACTCGATtgggaataaagaaaacaaactcaaaactcAGTGATATATTCCAGGAAGTCACTCAGAACGTGTCTGTCTCGTGTACAAGGGCCCAGTTTCCTGCCTTAATGAAGCCGGAGTCTTCTCTCAAGATACTTTACAATAGGGAAGACGCTGTTTCCAGTGATCAGAGTAAAGACTCACAGAGTGAATCACAGACAAGGCCTTCTGACTCTCACCACTCCCTCAAAGCAAGTTGTCTTTCCCAGGCCAAGAGGGATATCTCAGAACAGCTCCATCTGCTAAAAGATCTACAGCTCAAAATAGCAGCAAAACTCTTAGAGAGTCAAGTGCCCCACaatgtccctcctcctttctcatcaggTCTTGTCCTGAAATATCCCATCTGCTTGCAGTGTGGCCGATGTTCAGGAATTAATTGCTGTCATAAGTTACAGTCTGCTTTTGGTCCATATCTTCTCATCTACCCACAGATCCACCTCTTAAGCACCCCTGAAGGCCATGGTAAGATTCGCCTGCATCTTGGCTTTAGACTGAGAACTGGGAAAAGACCTCAAGTCTCAAAGCATCgtggaagaaaaagagcagatgCATGGAAGAGCACTACATCACCATCACGAAGGAAAGCTAAAATCTATCGTCCAGCTTCCAAGAGTCCAACCACGCCAAGACATTTCCAGGCCCGATCTCCCCAGGCTCCAGCTTCTGTACAAGTGCTCATCAGAAAAAAGCAATGGGGAAGCCATGGTGTGGTCGGCAAGACAGACACCGAAGACTTTGAGCACCGTGAGTTCTGTCAGGTTCACTCTGTATCCGAGAGTGGCTTTGAAAGtaatcaggaagaaaaatggtcgAAATCAAGCCTCAAAAAGACCTTTGGCTTAAAATAtccaatgaaggaaaccatcaagggacgtaaaacacaaaaaacaaagctCAACAAAAATAGTGGAACCCCAGAAGAGAGTCCTTTTAGAATCATGTGTCCATCAAGAAGCAAGAGTGTTGAAACCGTTCAAACAAGCACTGCTTCTTCGAAGACACAAGCTAAGAAATCCTCTCAGCCCAAGTTCTACCATCTGCTTTTCCAGGGCCTAAGGCAGGCATTCCAAATAGCACATAGAATTGTGGCTTATACTGGACAGAAGCCTGCGGACAGGACAAGGCCAGACAATTTGTGGTCAACCCAATACTtgcaccccaaacaaaaacccagtaagtATTGTTTAGCAGGGGATGGCAAAGGAGCCAGCACACCAGTTGCCCACCAAAAGTCAGCAGGTGTGAACCCTAAGCAAGAGGACAGATTGCAGGGAACAGGTGACCAATGTAGACAAACTCAACAGCCAAAACAAGTGAGCTCTCTCCAACCCAGACCTTTGCAATTGGAGACCATGGCTTCTGAAAGAGATGCCACTTTCCAAGTTACCTCAGTCATCCAACCTTTGAGTATAGTTCAAAATGTCAACGGCAGAGCAAAGAACAACTATGGCGATGAAATCTCCTGTCTGGAGTTTAAGAACTGTTCTCAAGTAGGAGCCAAATGTCAGGCCCAAGAGAGAATAGAACCTGACTCCCATTTGAAGAGATCCCTGCAGAGCCACtttaaagagacacacacacccaaggaagAACAACATGGCTTCTTCAGGGAGAGGGACCTCTGTAATAAGCCTTTTGAAAGGACCAATCGCATCCTTTTGGAGAGAATTCAGGAAAGTCTCTCTGAGAGGAGATACCGCAGTCCTTCTCAGAGAAGGCACAGCAGTCCCTCTGACAGAATGCTTAGACATCTCTCTGAGAGGAGACATTGCAGTCCCTCCCAGAGACAGGATAGTAGTCCCTCTGTGAGAACCCTTCAAAGTATCTCTGACTGGAGCCTTTACAGTCTCTTTAAGGGGGTAGGTCGCAGTCCCTCAGGGAGGAGCCGACCCAATCCTGGGAGACGCCCTCGGAGTCCCTCTAGGAGGTCTCTTAGTCCTCGAGAGAGAAGAGGACGAGAGAGAAGGGGACACAGTCCCTCAAAAAGGTGCCATCTCAGTCCCCTCCAGAGGACACGGTGCAGTCCTTCAGAAAGGAGCCATGGTAGTCTCTCTGAGAGAACCCCTTTCAGTCCCTCTGGCAGGAAAAGGCATAATTCTTCTGGGAGAGTCCACCACCTTCCCTCAGAGTCCAGGCTATACAGATCTTCTTCCAGACTCCACCGCAGTCATCCTGAGAGAACTCACTACAGTCCCTTTGAGATCAGACACAGTTATTCTGAGAGGAGCCGGCAAGGTCACAATGAGGGACCCCATCACAGTACCAAGGAGAGGCTCAGGGGTAAGGAGAAGCCCAGACATAGCCTGTCTATAAAGACTTCAAGACTTATAAACTCCTAG